One genomic window of Punica granatum isolate Tunisia-2019 chromosome 1, ASM765513v2, whole genome shotgun sequence includes the following:
- the LOC116192007 gene encoding F-box/FBD/LRR-repeat protein At1g13570-like isoform X1, whose amino-acid sequence MEKELDRITQLPSDIIGRILCCLPIKDAGRTSLLSRKWRYKWAGIPSLVFTAQSTGLSLADIPNSDITNKLGRMIDHVLLLHDGPVHKFLLSHWGFEFLGIDRWILHLSRQSLKELVLLSLEGPIYAIPSSLFLCQDLVRLVLYKCKINSPLGFLGFKNLKSLKFRCVILTKDAVENLISSSPLLETLILLDLKGVSSLKIDAPNLQFLRFEGGVRGISFGSTRSLASVSVGINVDLGRVDECSTNMLAFFQHMSHVQILKLQNYSLKHLATGLVPRMLVDPLITLKCLSLCINLDNVNEILLALCLLRSSPNLKKAEFSVRAVDQNRAGMVDSFWDDEISPWVLEQVRFVSVTGISGTKQEMGFIKELLSCALILENMTIELSPLNPIGSCQLLRELLEFRRTSPQARISVRC is encoded by the exons ATGGAGAAAGAACTCGATAGAATTACCCAGTTACCCAGTGACATAATAGGCCGGATTCTATGTTGTCTGCCGATCAAGGACGCTGGGAGAACCAGTCTCCTGTCAAGAAAGTGGCGGTACAAGTGGGCTGGCATCCCATCCCTCGTGTTCACTGCTCAGTCCACTGGCTTATCTCTTGCTGATATCCCCAATTCAGACATCACCAACAAGTTGGGGAGAATGATTGACCATGTTCTGTTACTTCACGATGGTCCCGTGCATAAGTTCCTGCTCTCCCATTGGGGCTTCGAATTCCTGGGCATTGACAGGTGGATTCTTCATCTGTCTAGACAATCACTCAAAGAactcgtgcttctttctcTGGAAGGCCCAATCTATGCAATACCTTCTAGTCTATTTTTATGTCAGGATTTGGTCCGCTTAGTACTGTATAAGTGTAAAATAAACTCTCCCTTGGGTTTCCTGGGATTCAAGAACTTGAAGAGCTTGAAGTTTCGGTGTGTTATACTGACCAAAGATGCGGTTGAGAATCTGATCTCTAGTAGCCCTTTGTTGGAGACGCTGATACTGTTAGACTTGAAAGGCGTCTCTAGTCTCAAAATCGACGCACCGAATCTTCAATTCCTCAGGTTTGAGGGCGGTGTAAGGGGAATTAGTTTTGGAAGTACGAGATCTTTGGCTTCAGTTTCAGTAGGTATCAATGTTGATCTAGGCCGAGTTGACGAATGCTCAACAAACATGCTCGCATTCTTCCAGCACATGTCTCATGTTCAAATTCTCAAGCTTCAAAACTACTCGCTCAAG CATTTGGCAACCGGATTAGTGCCGAGGATGTTGGTTGACCCCTTAATTACACTGAAGTGCCTTTCTTTGTGCATAAATTTGGATAATGTGAATGAAATCTTGCTTGCCCTCTGCCTGTTAAGGAGCTCTCCAAACTTAAAAAAAGCCGAATTTTCG GTTCGTGCAGTGGATCAAAACCGTGCTGGCATGGTGGACAGCTTTTGGGATGACGAGATCTCACCTTGGGTGCTCGAGCAGGTAAGGTTCGTGTCCGTAACTGGCATTTCGGGCACAAAGCAGGAAATGGGATTCATCAAGGAATTGCTATCATGCGCATTGATACTGGAAAATATGACAATTGAGCTTTCCCCGTTAAATCCTATAGGCAGCTGCCAGTTGCTCAGGGAGCTGCTGGAATTCCGCCGAACCTCGCCTCAAGCACGTATTAGTGTGAGGTGTTGA
- the LOC116192007 gene encoding F-box/FBD/LRR-repeat protein At1g13570-like isoform X2, which produces MEKELDRITQLPSDIIGRILCCLPIKDAGRTSLLSRKWRYKWAGIPSLVFTAQSTGLSLADIPNSDITNKLGRMIDHVLLLHDGPVHKFLLSHWGFEFLGIDRWILHLSRQSLKELVLLSLEGPIYAIPSSLFLCQDLVRLVLYKCKINSPLGFLGFKNLKSLKFRCVILTKDAVENLISSSPLLETLILLDLKGVSSLKIDAPNLQFLRFEGGVRGISFGSTRSLASVSVGINVDLGRVDECSTNMLAFFQHMSHVQILKLQNYSLKHLATGLVPRMLVDPLITLKCLSLCINLDNVNEILLALCLLRSSPNLKKAEFSWIKTVLAWWTAFGMTRSHLGCSSR; this is translated from the exons ATGGAGAAAGAACTCGATAGAATTACCCAGTTACCCAGTGACATAATAGGCCGGATTCTATGTTGTCTGCCGATCAAGGACGCTGGGAGAACCAGTCTCCTGTCAAGAAAGTGGCGGTACAAGTGGGCTGGCATCCCATCCCTCGTGTTCACTGCTCAGTCCACTGGCTTATCTCTTGCTGATATCCCCAATTCAGACATCACCAACAAGTTGGGGAGAATGATTGACCATGTTCTGTTACTTCACGATGGTCCCGTGCATAAGTTCCTGCTCTCCCATTGGGGCTTCGAATTCCTGGGCATTGACAGGTGGATTCTTCATCTGTCTAGACAATCACTCAAAGAactcgtgcttctttctcTGGAAGGCCCAATCTATGCAATACCTTCTAGTCTATTTTTATGTCAGGATTTGGTCCGCTTAGTACTGTATAAGTGTAAAATAAACTCTCCCTTGGGTTTCCTGGGATTCAAGAACTTGAAGAGCTTGAAGTTTCGGTGTGTTATACTGACCAAAGATGCGGTTGAGAATCTGATCTCTAGTAGCCCTTTGTTGGAGACGCTGATACTGTTAGACTTGAAAGGCGTCTCTAGTCTCAAAATCGACGCACCGAATCTTCAATTCCTCAGGTTTGAGGGCGGTGTAAGGGGAATTAGTTTTGGAAGTACGAGATCTTTGGCTTCAGTTTCAGTAGGTATCAATGTTGATCTAGGCCGAGTTGACGAATGCTCAACAAACATGCTCGCATTCTTCCAGCACATGTCTCATGTTCAAATTCTCAAGCTTCAAAACTACTCGCTCAAG CATTTGGCAACCGGATTAGTGCCGAGGATGTTGGTTGACCCCTTAATTACACTGAAGTGCCTTTCTTTGTGCATAAATTTGGATAATGTGAATGAAATCTTGCTTGCCCTCTGCCTGTTAAGGAGCTCTCCAAACTTAAAAAAAGCCGAATTTTCG TGGATCAAAACCGTGCTGGCATGGTGGACAGCTTTTGGGATGACGAGATCTCACCTTGGGTGCTCGAGCAGGTAA
- the LOC116202638 gene encoding F-box/FBD/LRR-repeat protein At1g13570-like, with protein MEKAVDRISDLPTHLMDQILVRLPIKEAVRTSILSTKWRYKWASIPELVFHNDLECHPIDGRRLVDIVDHVLRSHVGPTVKFEACHEDVYDSRTINRLRKLDSLELTSVSLTQDDIELLISSSPRLTKLRLHHLIDDVECLNISAPNLKVIDIWSSYQDINFQTPNCLFSVACFSEGHIPEKLPQPCTQLKYLSFAIDFGSPKEILTAFCLLRSCPNLEEVEFKEEYGSRKPFEQVKFLPFSNTGGLEAEIGLMKFLLVNSPGLKRIKVQVSYYERVREVYLEKLVELPRASPQVRIIYEHDSLKFDQEFDDEILPEVA; from the exons ATGGAGAAAGCAGTAGACAGGATTAGTGACTTGCCAACGCATCTCATGGACCAGATCCTGGTGCGGTTGCCGATCAAAGAAGCGGTGAGAACAAGCATCTTGTCGACCAAGTGGAGGTACAAGTGGGCTTCGATCCCCGAGCTGGTATTCCATAATGATCTTGAATGTCATCCAATAGATGGCCGTCGGCTGGTAGATATTGTAGATCATGTTTTACGGTCTCATGTGGGCCCAACAGTCAAGTTTGAGGCCTGCCATGAAGACGTTTATGACAGCCGCACCATCAATC GTTTGAGGAAACTGGATAGCTTGGAATTGACCAGTGTTTCCTTGACTCAAGATGATATCGAACTCCTAATTTCAAGCAGCCCCCGCCTAACAAAATTGAGATTGCACCATTTGATTGATGACGTTGAGTGTCTCAACATCAGTGCCCCAAATCTCAAAGTCATTGATATTTGGAGCTCTTATCAAGATATAAATTTCCAAACTCCCAATTGCTTGTTTTCAGTTGCG TGTTTCTCCGAAGGCCACATTCCGGAAAAGTTGCCCCAACCATGCACTCAGTTGAAATACCTCTCCTTTGCTATAGACTTTGGTAGTCCGAAGGAGATTTTAACAGCTTTTTGCCTCTTGAGGAGCTGCCCGAATCTTGAAGAGGTTGAATTTAag GAGGAGTATGGTTCACGCAAGCCTTTTGAGCAAGTGAAATTTCTACCCTTTTCGAACACGGGCGGGTTGGAAGCAGAGATAGGCCTTATGAAATTTCTACTCGTGAACTCACCGGGATTGAAGAGAATAAAGGTCCAAGTTTCATACTATGAAAGAGTGAGAGAGGTGTATCTGGAGAAGCTGGTTGAACTTCCGCGAGCCTCTCCTCAGGTTCGGATCATATACGAGCATGACTCCTTGAAGTTCGACCAAGAGTTTGACGACGAAATACTGCCAGAAGTGGCTTGA
- the LOC116199690 gene encoding F-box/FBD/LRR-repeat protein At1g13570-like: MEEGVDRISDLPAHIMDQILLLLPMKEAARTSILSTKWRYKWASIPELVFYGDMECYPYDRLLIDIVDHVLRSHVGPIVKFKICHEDIYDSRAVNRWIRCLSRMPLKEFIFYNVNWKARKISTRLFEFRNLVHLQLTWCIIKLPARFKGLKKLESLDLSNVSSTQDQIEKLISSSPRLTVLRLWHLEDNIECLNICAPNLQSIDIRSSYEDINFQTPNRLVSVEVGLYRPENQPFMKLRPNVSSKSLCRFLLDLRLVKTLKFKNSTLKCFSDCYIPEKLPEPSVHLKHLSLGIDFGNSKEILTVVCLLRSCPNLEEVEFSARCWDVHHTIGSFWEEYCSPEPFKQVKFLYFENTKGTEAELGLIKFLLLNLPTLERIKVVVSYFEKVGREYLEELIELPRASPQVRFIYEHSGWTFDHLLFSDEELPEAE; this comes from the exons ATGGAGGAAGGGGTAGACAGGATCAGCGACTTGCCCGCGCACATCATGGACCAAATCCTGCTGCTTTTGCCCATGAAAGAAGCGGCGAGAACAAGCATCTTGTCGACCAAGTGGAGGTACAAGTGGGCTTCGATCCCCGAGCTCGTGTTTTATGGTGATATGGAATGCTATCCGTACGACCGTTTGTTGATAGATATTGTCGACCATGTTCTGCGGTCTCACGTGGGCCCTATAGTTAAGTTCAAGATCTGCCATGAAGATATTTATGATAGTCGCGCCGTCAACCGTTGGATTCGTTGTCTATCGAGAATGCCCCTCAAAGAATTCATTTTCTACAACGTGAACTGGAAGGCTCGCAAGATATCGACTCGCCTATTTGAATTCCGTAATTTGGTCCATCTACAGTTGACCTGGTGCATCATAAAACTTCCTGCTCGATTCAAAGGACTAAAGAAATTGGAGAGCTTGGATTTGTCTAATGTTTCCTCAACTCAAGATCAAATCGAAAAACTAATTTCTAGTAGCCCTCGCCTAACGGTATTGAGATTGTGGCACTTGGAGGATAACATCGAGTGTCTCAACATCTGCGCTCCGAATCTCCAATCCATAGATATTCGAAGCTCTTATGAagatataaattttcaaactcCCAACCGCTTGGTTTCAGTTGAGGTCGGTCTCTATAGGCCAGAAAATCAGCCTTTCATGAAACTTCGACCCAATGTCAGCTCTAAGAGTTTATGCAGGTTCCTTCTTGATCTGCGCCTGGTTAAAACTTtgaagttcaaaaattcaacCCTAAAG TGCTTTTCTGATTGTTACATCCCGGAGAAGTTGCCCGAACCAAGCGTTCATTTGAAACACCTCAGCTTAGGGATAGACTTCGGTAATTCGAAGGAGATCTTAACAGTTGTGTGCCTCTTAAGGAGCTGTCCAAATCTTGAAGAGGTCGAATTTTCG GCCCGATGTTGGGACGTTCACCACACCATAGGCTCATTCTGGGAGGAATACTGTTCGCCTGAGCCTTTCAAGCAAGTGAAGTTTCTATACTTTGAGAACACCAAAGGAACAGAAGCAGAGTTGGGTCTCATTAAGTTTCTGCTCTTGAATTTACCGACCTTGGAGAGGATAAAGGTCGTGGTCTCTTACTTTGAAAAAGTGGGGAGGGAGTATCTGGAGGAGCTCATCGAGCTTCCTCGAGCCTCACCTCAGGTTCGGTTCATATATGAGCATAGTGGCTGGACCTTCGACCACCTGTTATTCAGCGATGAAGAACTACCAGAAGCGGAGTGA